Proteins from a genomic interval of Solidesulfovibrio sp.:
- a CDS encoding protein-L-isoaspartate(D-aspartate) O-methyltransferase, whose translation MNGAGPRIDLKRNRERMVRDQIEARGVADPDVLRVMRRVPRHLFVEEALIPQAYEDHPLPLGHGQTISQPYVVAWMTALLEVAPGLRVLEIGTGSGYQAAILAELGASVFTVERVRPLFESARERLTAMGYRKIRFKLDDGTLGWPEEAPFDRMVVTAGGPRIPEPLLAQLADPGRLVIPVGPSRRSQALHVVRKENGRILARKLGEVAFVDLVGAHGW comes from the coding sequence ATGAACGGAGCGGGGCCGAGAATCGACTTGAAGCGCAATCGCGAACGCATGGTCCGGGACCAGATCGAGGCCCGGGGCGTGGCCGATCCCGACGTGCTGCGGGTCATGCGGCGGGTGCCCCGGCACCTCTTCGTCGAAGAGGCGCTCATTCCCCAGGCCTACGAGGACCATCCGTTGCCCCTGGGCCACGGGCAGACCATTTCCCAGCCCTACGTCGTGGCCTGGATGACCGCGTTGCTGGAGGTCGCCCCGGGCCTGCGCGTGCTGGAGATCGGCACGGGCTCGGGCTACCAGGCGGCCATCCTGGCCGAACTGGGCGCGAGTGTTTTTACCGTGGAGCGGGTGCGGCCGCTTTTCGAGTCGGCCCGGGAGCGGCTCACGGCCATGGGCTACCGCAAGATCCGCTTCAAGCTCGACGACGGGACGCTCGGCTGGCCCGAGGAGGCGCCCTTCGACCGGATGGTGGTCACGGCCGGCGGGCCGCGCATACCCGAACCGCTGCTGGCCCAGCTGGCCGACCCCGGCCGGCTGGTCATTCCCGTGGGGCCTTCCCGCCGCAGCCAGGCCCTGCACGTGGTGCGCAAGGAAAACGGCCGCATCCTGGCGCGCAAGCTCGGCGAGGTCGCCTTCGTGGACCTGGTCGGCGCCCACGGCTGGTAG
- a CDS encoding Xaa-Pro peptidase family protein — protein MFEALERLPIEEMRDRQAKCRSALAATAPRAGGLLVFSRLAIYYLTGSWANGVLWLPLNGEAVLCCRKGRKRAELESPLTHIVSFRSFGDLAGLCEQAGSPLAPVCAAEQSGLSWNLAELLAARLPGVNFVAGDAALAVAQARKSEWELAKIRLCGARHAKGLMELLPAAIAPGMSERQIARKCWDAFFDLGHQGMLRMSGGDEIFLGHIAAGDSGNYPSVFNGPVGLRGEHPAIPFSGYAGTVWKKGGVLTIDNGFSLEGYATDKTQVYFAGKASEIPDAVKRGHDLCARVQQALAERLRPGAVPSELYALALSMAEAAGLTEGFMGLGENKVRFLGHGIGLTIDGWPVLAKGFDAPLTAGMTLALEPKYGIPGVGMVGVENTFEVTAAGGKCLTGDTYDIICVD, from the coding sequence ATGTTTGAAGCGCTGGAACGCCTGCCCATCGAGGAAATGCGCGACCGCCAGGCCAAGTGCCGGTCGGCGCTGGCCGCAACCGCCCCCCGGGCCGGCGGGCTGCTCGTCTTTTCGCGCCTGGCCATCTACTACCTGACCGGCTCCTGGGCCAACGGCGTGCTGTGGCTGCCCCTTAACGGCGAGGCGGTGCTGTGCTGCCGCAAGGGCCGCAAACGGGCCGAACTGGAATCACCGCTGACGCACATCGTTTCCTTCCGCTCCTTCGGCGACCTCGCCGGGCTGTGCGAACAGGCCGGCAGCCCCCTGGCGCCGGTGTGCGCCGCCGAGCAGTCGGGCCTGTCCTGGAACCTGGCCGAACTGCTGGCCGCGCGCCTGCCCGGGGTCAACTTCGTTGCCGGCGACGCCGCCCTGGCCGTGGCCCAGGCGCGCAAATCCGAGTGGGAGTTGGCGAAAATCCGGCTGTGCGGGGCGCGCCACGCCAAGGGGCTCATGGAGCTTTTGCCGGCGGCCATCGCCCCGGGCATGAGCGAACGCCAGATCGCCCGCAAGTGCTGGGACGCCTTTTTCGATCTCGGCCATCAGGGCATGCTGCGCATGTCCGGCGGGGACGAAATCTTCCTCGGGCACATCGCCGCCGGCGATTCCGGCAACTACCCGAGCGTGTTCAACGGCCCGGTGGGGCTTCGCGGCGAGCACCCGGCCATCCCCTTTTCCGGCTACGCCGGCACGGTCTGGAAAAAGGGCGGCGTGCTGACCATCGACAACGGCTTTTCCCTGGAAGGCTACGCCACGGACAAGACGCAGGTCTATTTCGCCGGCAAGGCGTCCGAAATCCCCGACGCCGTCAAGCGCGGCCACGACCTGTGCGCGCGCGTCCAGCAAGCCCTGGCCGAGCGGCTGCGACCCGGGGCGGTCCCGAGCGAACTCTACGCCCTGGCCCTGTCCATGGCCGAGGCCGCGGGGCTCACCGAAGGCTTCATGGGCCTTGGCGAGAACAAGGTCCGGTTCCTGGGCCACGGCATCGGGCTGACCATCGACGGCTGGCCCGTGCTGGCCAAGGGCTTCGACGCGCCGCTGACTGCCGGCATGACCCTGGCCCTGGAGCCCAAGTACGGCATCCCCGGCGTGGGCATGGTCGGCGTGGAAAACACCTTCGAGGTGACCGCCGCCGGCGGCAAGTGCCTCACCGGGGATACCTACGACATCATTTGCGTCGACTAG
- a CDS encoding CBS domain-containing protein — translation MLTTRDLMTEDLIALRDTDSLLEAQKAMERGRIRHLPIIDAAGAFVGLLTHRDLLAASVSRLAEIDEATQEEIYSGIPISEVMRTDVAMGTPGLPLRQAAEVLLTQKYGCLPVVEGGKLVGILTASDFIRLSLELMDALEASEKLECESCGD, via the coding sequence ATGCTGACCACCCGCGACCTGATGACCGAAGACCTCATCGCCCTGCGCGACACCGACAGCCTGCTCGAGGCCCAAAAGGCCATGGAGCGGGGCCGTATCCGCCATCTGCCCATCATCGACGCCGCCGGGGCCTTCGTGGGGCTGCTCACCCACCGCGACCTGCTGGCCGCGTCCGTATCCCGGCTGGCCGAAATCGACGAGGCCACCCAGGAGGAGATCTATTCCGGCATCCCCATCAGCGAGGTCATGCGCACCGACGTGGCCATGGGCACCCCGGGCCTGCCCCTGCGCCAGGCGGCCGAGGTGCTGCTCACCCAGAAATACGGCTGCCTGCCGGTGGTCGAGGGCGGCAAGCTCGTGGGCATCCTCACGGCCTCGGATTTCATCCGCTTGAGCCTCGAACTCATGGACGCCCTGGAGGCCAGCGAGAAGCTGGAGTGCGAAAGCTGCGGGGACTGA
- a CDS encoding Mrp/NBP35 family ATP-binding protein — protein sequence MDQDTPISRRACPARCEGRGADDAREGRIGATLEKIRYKLFVMSGKGGVGKSSVAVNVARALADGGARVGLLDVDLHGPSVTRMLGLAGSLEAGREAPLAPKRAGENLLVVSMQSLLEDPDQAVLWRGPMRTTAIRQFLADVDWGDLDYLVIDSPPGTGDEHLTVLKAVRDALCVLVTTPQEVSLADVRKTVNFLQYANANILGVVENMSGLVCPFCHREIELFKKGGGEALAKAYGLEFLGAVPLDPATVVAGDLGKPVVSLEGSPPAKQAFIALAEAVAAACQASLEAAATSCP from the coding sequence ATGGACCAGGACACACCGATATCCCGCCGCGCCTGCCCGGCCCGGTGCGAGGGCCGGGGGGCCGACGACGCCCGCGAGGGCCGCATCGGCGCGACGCTGGAAAAAATCCGCTACAAGCTGTTCGTCATGAGCGGCAAGGGCGGGGTGGGCAAGAGCTCGGTGGCGGTCAACGTGGCCCGGGCCCTGGCCGACGGCGGGGCGCGGGTGGGGCTTTTGGACGTGGACCTGCACGGCCCGAGCGTGACCCGCATGCTGGGCCTGGCCGGCAGCCTGGAAGCCGGCCGCGAGGCGCCGCTGGCCCCCAAGCGGGCCGGCGAGAACCTGCTCGTGGTCTCCATGCAGTCCCTGCTGGAGGACCCGGACCAGGCCGTGCTGTGGCGCGGCCCCATGCGCACCACGGCCATCCGCCAGTTTCTGGCCGACGTGGACTGGGGGGACCTCGACTACCTGGTCATCGACTCGCCGCCCGGGACCGGCGACGAACACCTGACCGTGCTCAAGGCCGTGCGCGACGCCTTGTGCGTGCTGGTGACCACGCCCCAGGAAGTCTCCCTGGCCGATGTGCGCAAGACCGTGAATTTTTTGCAATACGCCAACGCCAACATCCTTGGCGTCGTGGAGAACATGAGCGGCCTGGTCTGCCCGTTTTGCCACCGGGAGATCGAGCTTTTCAAAAAGGGCGGCGGCGAGGCCCTGGCCAAGGCCTACGGCCTGGAATTCCTCGGCGCGGTGCCGCTGGACCCGGCCACGGTGGTGGCCGGCGACCTGGGCAAGCCGGTGGTTTCCCTGGAGGGGAGCCCGCCGGCCAAGCAGGCGTTCATCGCCCTGGCCGAGGCCGTGGCCGCCGCCTGCCAGGCCAGCCTCGAGGCGGCCGCCACCTCCTGTCCGTAA
- a CDS encoding cyclase family protein, translated as MPSPTARRAGWRDASLPLSAALPPIPGDPPFARRLFLRHETDGCEAAAWSLSAHAGTHIDFPAHFFPHGKRAGDYPLDAFFLPAAVVDCGQARELGPELLDGCEAGPGEAVLLRTVNSTERLFCGPAFPEAFAAATPALARACVRRGLALVGIDALSIEPLADPAFPVHHILLGAAIRILEGLFLADIAPGRYRLACPPPHVPEAEAAPVRAALGPLP; from the coding sequence GTGCCCTCCCCGACGGCGCGGCGGGCAGGCTGGCGCGACGCGTCGCTGCCGCTTTCCGCCGCGCTGCCGCCCATACCCGGCGATCCGCCCTTCGCCCGGCGCCTGTTCTTGCGCCACGAAACCGACGGCTGCGAGGCGGCCGCCTGGAGCCTTTCGGCCCACGCCGGCACGCACATCGATTTCCCGGCCCACTTCTTCCCGCACGGCAAGCGGGCCGGCGACTATCCCCTGGACGCCTTCTTCCTGCCGGCCGCGGTGGTCGATTGCGGCCAGGCCCGGGAGCTGGGGCCGGAGCTTCTGGACGGCTGCGAGGCCGGCCCGGGCGAGGCGGTGCTGCTGCGCACGGTCAATTCCACCGAGCGCCTCTTTTGCGGCCCGGCCTTTCCCGAAGCCTTCGCCGCCGCCACCCCGGCCCTGGCCCGGGCCTGCGTCCGCCGGGGCCTGGCCCTGGTCGGCATCGACGCCCTGAGCATCGAACCCCTGGCCGACCCGGCCTTCCCCGTCCATCATATCCTGCTCGGCGCGGCCATCCGCATCCTCGAAGGCCTGTTCCTGGCCGACATCGCCCCGGGCCGCTACCGGCTGGCCTGCCCGCCGCCCCATGTGCCCGAAGCCGAGGCCGCGCCGGTGCGGGCCGCCCTGGGGCCGTTGCCGTAA
- a CDS encoding septum formation initiator family protein — MIWRRFLLTGLIFFNIFLLYNLIWSDNGIFAYLELKSRHEQLKQRLETVQDHSLDLSQEIRWLKTDRAFTEKMARSQMNYLKENEILYQFPKDAAAPRTPEGDRADGQ; from the coding sequence ATGATCTGGCGACGGTTTCTCCTGACGGGACTGATCTTCTTCAACATCTTTCTGCTCTATAATCTCATCTGGAGCGACAACGGCATTTTTGCCTATCTGGAACTGAAATCCCGCCACGAGCAACTCAAGCAACGCCTGGAAACCGTCCAGGATCACTCCCTGGACCTCAGCCAGGAGATCCGTTGGCTCAAGACCGACCGCGCCTTCACCGAGAAAATGGCCCGTTCCCAGATGAACTATCTCAAGGAAAACGAAATCCTCTACCAGTTTCCCAAGGACGCCGCCGCGCCCCGGACGCCGGAAGGAGACAGGGCCGATGGTCAGTAA
- a CDS encoding VOC family protein yields the protein MDEPCCKNGFFSWNELMTTDVEGAKAFYGALLGWSLEDKPMAEMGMTYTLAKVGDTPVGGIMAMPPEAGSMPPVWGSYVSVADVDASARKAVELGGKIYKEPTDIPGVGRFCVIGDPQGAFLSLIKFTMEG from the coding sequence ATGGACGAACCCTGCTGCAAGAACGGTTTTTTCAGCTGGAACGAGCTCATGACCACGGATGTGGAGGGCGCCAAGGCCTTCTACGGCGCCCTTCTGGGCTGGAGCCTGGAGGACAAGCCCATGGCCGAAATGGGCATGACCTATACCCTGGCCAAGGTCGGCGACACGCCGGTCGGGGGCATCATGGCCATGCCCCCGGAAGCCGGATCGATGCCGCCAGTCTGGGGCAGCTACGTCAGCGTGGCGGACGTGGATGCCTCCGCCCGAAAGGCCGTGGAGCTCGGTGGAAAAATCTACAAGGAACCCACGGACATCCCCGGCGTGGGCCGGTTTTGCGTCATCGGCGACCCCCAAGGCGCCTTCCTGTCCCTGATCAAGTTCACGATGGAAGGCTGA
- the pgsA gene encoding CDP-diacylglycerol--glycerol-3-phosphate 3-phosphatidyltransferase, which translates to MFNLANNLTLARIGAVPFLVVLLNFPGRGTCLIALVLFIIASVTDIVDGAVARRLNLVTSLGKFLDPLADKLLVSSLLIMLTQLGWVEGWVSVVIIGREIAVTGLRAVAADNGVVISADRYGKLKTVLQMVALCPLVLHYPWFGLDPAPLGRVLLYAAVVLTLVSGGNYFYVFGKNMMRSTASSGGGVGRAAKPHDKAP; encoded by the coding sequence ATGTTCAATCTCGCCAACAACCTGACCCTCGCCCGCATCGGCGCCGTGCCTTTCCTGGTCGTGCTGCTGAACTTTCCCGGCCGGGGGACCTGCCTGATCGCGCTGGTGCTTTTCATCATCGCCTCGGTGACGGATATCGTGGACGGGGCCGTGGCCAGGCGGCTCAATCTCGTCACCTCCCTGGGCAAGTTCCTCGACCCCCTGGCCGACAAACTGCTGGTCAGTTCGCTTTTGATCATGCTCACCCAGCTCGGCTGGGTGGAGGGTTGGGTGTCGGTGGTCATCATCGGCCGGGAGATCGCGGTGACGGGGCTGCGGGCCGTGGCTGCGGACAACGGCGTGGTCATCAGCGCCGACCGCTACGGCAAGCTCAAGACCGTTCTCCAGATGGTGGCCCTGTGCCCGCTGGTCCTGCACTATCCCTGGTTCGGCCTGGATCCCGCGCCCCTGGGCCGGGTCCTTTTGTACGCCGCCGTGGTTTTGACCCTTGTATCCGGCGGCAATTACTTTTATGTGTTCGGAAAAAATATGATGCGGTCCACGGCCTCCTCCGGCGGGGGTGTCGGCCGGGCCGCCAAACCGCACGACAAGGCGCCATGA
- a CDS encoding FmdE family protein: MGIDDVTALTERAVDFHGHMCPGLAIGIQAARIGLAVCGHDRDEDVVAVVETDMCAVDAIQALMGCTYGKGNLVHRDWGKAAFTFHRRRDGAAVRLLARPDLHAFVDPEFAAARERANAAPDDTAAKAGLPELAARCAKRLLTCDPEALFTRGEPAAPAPRRAAILSSLVCDACGEAVMESRSRRFAGRTLCIPCFAAVEQKA, translated from the coding sequence ATGGGAATCGACGACGTCACCGCCCTGACCGAGCGGGCCGTGGATTTTCACGGCCACATGTGCCCGGGGCTGGCCATCGGCATCCAGGCCGCCCGCATCGGGCTGGCCGTGTGCGGCCACGACCGCGACGAGGACGTGGTGGCCGTGGTGGAAACCGACATGTGCGCCGTGGACGCCATCCAGGCGCTCATGGGCTGCACGTACGGCAAGGGCAACCTGGTCCACCGCGACTGGGGCAAGGCCGCCTTCACCTTCCACCGCCGCCGCGACGGCGCGGCCGTGCGCCTGCTCGCCCGGCCGGACCTGCACGCCTTTGTCGACCCCGAGTTCGCCGCCGCCCGTGAGCGGGCCAATGCCGCGCCGGACGATACCGCGGCCAAGGCCGGACTGCCGGAATTGGCGGCCCGTTGCGCCAAGCGCCTCCTTACGTGCGACCCCGAGGCGCTTTTCACCCGCGGCGAGCCGGCGGCCCCGGCCCCGCGACGGGCGGCCATCCTGTCGAGCCTCGTGTGCGACGCCTGCGGCGAGGCCGTCATGGAATCGCGCAGCCGGCGCTTCGCCGGCCGGACCCTGTGCATCCCCTGCTTTGCCGCCGTGGAGCAGAAGGCCTGA
- a CDS encoding DMT family transporter, giving the protein MPNTRLAWPAFFALVAATLLWGGSFIAMKIAMRGFSPLLVVFCRMALASLVFALLWRRLGGFRAAKGDWVGLVFMAFCEPCLYFVFEANALTFTQASQAAMVTALLPLLTAVAAAFFLKEKLEASSVAGLTLAVAGVAVMSASGQATEEAPQPVLGNFLEFVAMCCAVGYIVTAKRLAARHHPLYLTAVQSFTGTVFFAPVLFFAPLPETLALGPTLAVAFLGFGVTFVAYGLYNYGVSRAPAAKAAAFINLIPVFACLLARVMLDEALTPAQWAGGFIALGGVAITSRPGGKKRA; this is encoded by the coding sequence ATGCCGAACACGCGCCTGGCCTGGCCGGCCTTTTTCGCCCTGGTCGCGGCGACGCTGCTCTGGGGCGGCTCCTTCATCGCCATGAAAATCGCCATGCGGGGGTTTTCGCCGCTTTTGGTGGTTTTTTGCCGCATGGCCCTGGCCTCGCTGGTCTTCGCCCTGCTGTGGCGGCGCCTGGGCGGTTTCCGGGCGGCCAAGGGCGACTGGGTCGGGCTTGTCTTCATGGCGTTTTGCGAGCCGTGCCTCTATTTCGTCTTCGAGGCCAATGCCCTGACCTTCACCCAGGCCTCCCAGGCGGCCATGGTCACGGCCCTGCTGCCGCTGCTCACGGCCGTGGCGGCGGCCTTTTTCCTCAAGGAAAAACTCGAAGCCTCCTCCGTGGCCGGCCTGACCCTGGCCGTGGCCGGAGTGGCGGTCATGAGCGCCTCGGGCCAGGCCACGGAGGAGGCCCCCCAGCCGGTGCTCGGCAATTTCCTGGAATTTGTGGCCATGTGCTGCGCGGTGGGCTACATCGTCACGGCCAAGCGCCTGGCCGCCCGGCATCATCCGCTCTATCTGACGGCGGTCCAGAGTTTCACCGGCACGGTCTTTTTCGCGCCCGTCCTTTTTTTCGCCCCCCTGCCCGAAACCCTGGCCCTCGGCCCGACCCTGGCCGTGGCCTTTCTGGGTTTCGGCGTCACCTTCGTGGCCTACGGCCTCTACAACTACGGCGTCAGCCGCGCCCCGGCGGCCAAGGCGGCGGCCTTTATCAACCTCATTCCCGTCTTCGCCTGCCTGCTGGCCCGGGTCATGCTGGACGAGGCGCTGACCCCGGCCCAATGGGCGGGCGGGTTCATCGCCCTTGGCGGGGTGGCCATCACCTCCCGGCCGGGCGGGAAGAAACGGGCCTAG
- a CDS encoding cytochrome c3 family protein: MRSKVMLSMLVLSVFTLAVASAALADGKYSAIVEAKTELCYPLTLTFKRPSGVLKTSFAPVSFSHGQHANIACGSCHHMWDGKGKIEGCATEGCHDNLKERQEATSYFRAFHDKNSETSCLGCHMKTNVARKEKGQKPLSVAPCSNNGCHVAQK, translated from the coding sequence ATGCGTTCCAAGGTCATGCTTTCCATGTTGGTCCTTTCGGTGTTCACCCTGGCCGTGGCCTCGGCCGCCCTGGCCGACGGAAAGTACAGCGCGATCGTCGAAGCCAAAACCGAGCTGTGCTATCCCCTGACACTCACCTTCAAGCGTCCGTCCGGGGTGCTCAAGACCAGCTTCGCGCCGGTCTCCTTCTCGCACGGACAGCATGCCAACATCGCCTGCGGCTCGTGCCACCACATGTGGGACGGCAAGGGCAAGATCGAAGGCTGCGCCACCGAAGGCTGCCATGACAACCTCAAGGAGCGCCAGGAAGCCACCTCCTATTTCCGCGCCTTCCACGACAAGAATTCCGAGACCAGCTGCCTGGGCTGCCACATGAAGACCAACGTCGCCCGCAAGGAAAAGGGCCAGAAGCCCCTTTCCGTGGCCCCCTGCTCCAACAACGGCTGCCACGTCGCCCAGAAGTAA
- a CDS encoding iron ABC transporter permease: MSLSPPASPNLVENHLARQRAQTLRAVTLGAILAALSLYALAAGSYDLHPAKVVGALLGQDNGAGAVVVRTIRLPRILAAICGGFGLAVSGVLTQSLLANPLASPFTLGVSHGAAFGAACGIMFLGGGGFSGNAVFATAGETARVTGLFAVSLCAFAGAAATTAAVSALAILRRLEPQAVILCGVALSSLFTAGTILIQFFADELQLAAIVFWTFGDVSRAGWPQIAAMAGAAAVTAGFCLLARQDLNALLAGDDVAASVGVATNRLRLWGMGLAALTTGVVVAVCGVIAFLGLLAPHIARRTTGADHGPLALHAGLWGALLLLASDTAGRQLAGTGALPVGVLTSFLGAPLFLFLLLRRGRP; this comes from the coding sequence ATGTCGTTGAGCCCTCCGGCCTCCCCGAACCTCGTCGAAAACCACCTTGCCCGGCAGCGCGCCCAGACCCTTCGCGCCGTGACCTTGGGGGCCATCCTGGCCGCGCTTTCCCTCTACGCCCTGGCCGCCGGCAGCTACGACCTGCACCCGGCCAAGGTGGTGGGGGCCCTGCTCGGCCAGGACAACGGCGCCGGCGCCGTGGTCGTGCGCACCATCCGGCTGCCGCGCATCCTGGCCGCCATTTGCGGCGGTTTCGGCCTGGCCGTCTCGGGCGTGCTCACGCAAAGCCTGCTGGCCAACCCCCTGGCCTCGCCCTTCACCCTGGGCGTCAGCCACGGCGCGGCCTTCGGCGCCGCCTGCGGCATCATGTTCCTCGGCGGCGGCGGTTTTTCGGGCAACGCCGTCTTCGCCACGGCCGGGGAGACGGCCCGGGTGACCGGGTTGTTCGCCGTCTCGCTGTGCGCCTTCGCCGGGGCGGCGGCCACCACGGCGGCCGTGTCCGCCCTGGCGATCCTGCGCCGCCTGGAACCGCAAGCCGTGATCCTGTGCGGCGTGGCGTTGTCCTCGCTGTTTACGGCCGGCACCATCCTGATCCAGTTCTTCGCCGACGAGCTGCAACTGGCGGCCATCGTCTTCTGGACCTTCGGCGACGTGTCCCGGGCCGGCTGGCCGCAAATCGCGGCCATGGCCGGGGCGGCGGCCGTGACGGCCGGGTTCTGCCTGCTGGCCCGCCAGGACCTCAACGCCCTGCTCGCCGGCGACGACGTGGCGGCAAGCGTAGGCGTGGCCACGAACCGGCTGCGGCTTTGGGGCATGGGCCTGGCCGCCCTGACCACGGGCGTGGTCGTGGCCGTGTGCGGGGTCATCGCCTTTCTGGGGCTTTTGGCGCCGCACATCGCCCGGCGCACCACCGGCGCCGATCACGGCCCCCTGGCCCTGCACGCCGGGCTGTGGGGCGCCCTGCTGCTGTTGGCCTCGGACACCGCCGGCCGGCAACTCGCCGGCACCGGCGCCCTGCCGGTCGGCGTGCTCACCTCGTTTCTGGGCGCGCCGCTTTTTTTGTTCCTGTTGCTGCGAAGGGGGCGCCCATGA
- a CDS encoding iron ABC transporter substrate-binding protein: MPRRHPWSLAALLLMLLLPSGPAAAASRTVTDAAGRSVTVPATVSRIVCLGPGCLRLIAYLGATDKVVGIERFEIAQKTGRPYRLAHPELLALPVIGPGGPKSINQEPDLEAVLAVKPQVLFTSAMDGAVAQAMQDKLGIPVVVLSYGAFARYDPNVFDSLKLAGAILGLEARARAVADFLASAEADVRARAARAAAAPGFRKPTVYVGGTGLRGAHGLTSTDHPYAPLQWLGADNLASRVTDDGHAFLDREQLLALDPDILFVDAAGLSLVADEFSRQPEFVGALRAVREGRVHLLYPFTNYLTNLDTIVVDAYAAGKILYPEAFADIDPAAKADAVYAFLAGRPVYGQMAADFGPLGAVPGFVPHRPAAKGQ, translated from the coding sequence ATGCCGCGTCGACATCCCTGGTCCCTGGCCGCCCTGCTCCTCATGCTGCTGTTGCCGTCCGGCCCGGCCGCGGCGGCCAGCCGGACCGTGACCGATGCCGCCGGCCGGTCCGTGACCGTGCCGGCAACCGTTTCGCGCATCGTCTGCCTGGGTCCGGGCTGCCTGCGCCTGATTGCCTACCTCGGGGCCACGGACAAGGTGGTCGGCATCGAGCGCTTCGAGATCGCCCAGAAAACCGGCCGGCCCTACCGCCTGGCCCACCCGGAGCTGCTCGCCCTGCCCGTGATCGGCCCCGGCGGCCCCAAGAGCATCAACCAGGAACCGGACCTCGAAGCCGTGCTGGCGGTGAAACCCCAGGTCCTTTTCACTTCGGCCATGGACGGGGCGGTGGCCCAGGCCATGCAGGACAAGCTCGGCATCCCGGTGGTGGTGCTCAGCTACGGCGCCTTTGCCCGCTACGACCCGAATGTCTTCGATTCGCTCAAACTCGCCGGGGCCATCCTCGGCCTGGAGGCGCGGGCGCGGGCCGTGGCCGATTTCCTGGCCTCGGCCGAGGCCGACGTGCGCGCCCGGGCGGCCAGGGCGGCGGCGGCGCCCGGTTTTCGCAAGCCCACGGTCTATGTCGGCGGCACCGGGCTTCGCGGCGCCCACGGCCTGACCAGCACCGACCATCCCTACGCCCCCCTCCAGTGGCTTGGCGCCGACAACCTGGCCAGCCGGGTCACGGACGACGGCCATGCCTTCCTCGATCGGGAACAGCTTCTCGCCCTCGATCCGGACATCCTGTTCGTCGACGCGGCCGGGCTTTCCCTCGTTGCCGACGAGTTTTCCCGGCAGCCGGAATTCGTCGGCGCCCTTCGGGCCGTGCGGGAGGGCCGGGTCCACCTGCTCTACCCCTTCACCAATTACCTGACCAACCTGGACACCATCGTGGTGGACGCCTACGCCGCCGGCAAGATCCTCTATCCCGAGGCGTTTGCCGACATCGACCCGGCGGCCAAGGCCGACGCGGTCTACGCCTTCCTGGCCGGCAGGCCGGTCTACGGCCAAATGGCGGCGGATTTCGGGCCGCTTGGCGCCGTGCCGGGCTTCGTGCCCCACAGGCCCGCCGCAAAGGGACAATGA
- a CDS encoding ABC transporter ATP-binding protein: MSLAATDLAFSYNGRPVLRGVSLALQPGRVTAILGVNGAGKTTLLRCLGGLVPPTAGTVRLGGRDLARLSRREAARAVAYVPQARPREKLTVFESVLLGRRPHMGLGPGRRDLARVEAVLASLGLAGLAFRRLDELSGGEAQKTALARALAQDPQALLLDEPTASLDLKNTLEAFAIVRDAVAGRGLAAAVVLHDLSQAMRFADDFALLFGGAIAARVDRRGLTPAMVREVYGVEVALGELGGHPVATPLKVAEAASGRLLESRASELREQ; encoded by the coding sequence ATGAGCCTGGCCGCGACGGATCTCGCTTTTTCCTACAACGGCCGCCCGGTGTTGCGCGGGGTGAGCCTGGCCCTGCAACCGGGGCGCGTCACGGCCATCCTCGGCGTCAACGGCGCCGGCAAGACGACCTTGCTGCGCTGCCTGGGCGGCCTGGTGCCGCCGACGGCCGGCACGGTGCGCCTCGGCGGGCGCGACCTGGCCCGCCTTTCCCGGCGCGAGGCGGCCCGGGCCGTGGCCTACGTGCCCCAGGCCAGGCCGCGCGAGAAGCTGACGGTCTTCGAGTCCGTGCTGCTCGGCCGCCGGCCCCACATGGGCCTGGGGCCCGGGCGGCGCGACCTGGCCCGGGTGGAGGCTGTCCTTGCCTCCCTGGGCCTGGCCGGCCTGGCCTTTCGCCGCCTCGACGAACTGTCCGGCGGCGAGGCCCAAAAAACGGCCCTCGCCCGGGCCCTGGCCCAGGACCCGCAGGCCCTGCTCCTCGACGAACCCACGGCCAGCCTGGACCTCAAAAACACCCTGGAGGCCTTTGCCATCGTGCGCGACGCCGTGGCCGGGCGCGGGCTCGCCGCCGCCGTGGTGCTCCACGACCTGTCCCAGGCCATGCGCTTCGCCGACGACTTCGCCCTGCTTTTCGGCGGCGCCATCGCGGCCCGGGTGGACCGCAGGGGGCTGACCCCGGCCATGGTGCGCGAGGTGTACGGCGTGGAGGTGGCCCTGGGCGAACTCGGCGGCCATCCCGTGGCCACGCCGCTCAAGGTGGCCGAGGCCGCCTCGGGCCGCCTTCTCGAAAGCCGCGCATCCGAACTTCGAGAACAATGA